GTTTCACCGAGGATGGCGTTGAAGGTGCAGGTTGTTGATCCTCGGGTCTGGTTGTAAGTGACAATGGACCAACGGGTGGGCTGCCAGGTGGACAGGGAGAAGGTGATGTCGACTAAAATACAAATgcataataataattacatattaaacaTCGGTAACTACGTGGTAATCGTTATACCAATAATAAATTTGCTGTACCTTAtactttatttaaaaatgtatgtTTACTAACTGAATTTCATTTTAAAAGCGATCAAGATTAatactcgttttaatatttgtttgaaaaataaatttgccaAAAATTAGGGTTTTACTTGATTCATTATTATAACATCGAATATTTTGCTCTTCTTTTTGAAAAAATTACAACTTTGTTTTCAATTGCATCAAGATGAGCTTTAATCAAAATCCGTTGATTTCGTATCTCTGCTAGAGGAGCAACAGTTGTTTTAATTTTTTCGTGTTTCGGCACATACCTGGTTCCTTGAATCCTCTTCCTCGTCTGTACAATCTTCGCTGACAATACTGGCGCCTCTCGGACTGAGCCCAGGAGGGCTGTAACCATTGACACCCCTGTTCTCAGCCCTCTTCTGAGCGGCTCTGGCATTCTTGAACCAGTAGACAACGTTATTTACGTCCAGGGGCTTCCTGCCTCGTCGAGACTCTAGGGCATTCAATTCCGAGACGTAGTGTTGAATTTGTTGACGTGACGGGTGTTGATTCTCACCGAACCATCGCTGAAGCCGTGGTAACTCCAGTTCGGGATCGAAACTCGTTCTCATCCTAGTTTTATGTGAGTATTGAAGAAGCGCGGGATGCGGAGGACCGATCGTACCTGCCGATCCAATGGTACCGCCTCCGTCCGGCTGAGGGCTCTGCGTGTGATGCTGATGATGGTTGGAGGAAGGTACCATCGGGTTTAGACCTAAACCCAACTGTTGCTGTTGCAACCAAGATTCGAAGTTTCGTTTAGTTTCCTCTGATAAATCGTTTCCACCTCTACAGAGAGATAACAGTGTCATCTGCAAATCAAACAATAAGTCGTACTTGAATAACTGAAACAATTGCTTTGCAACAAAGATGAGAACCTTCCTGCAAGTTTCAATGCATTTTGTTGTTGCTTAAATAATAAGTATGGCAGCATCCTCGTAATTTTCTCTTTGAAAGCGCATTTTCTAGGTATTTTAGAGCTGGCATGTGGTACTGAGTCTTATTTAACGATTTTTGCTTATCACGTTATAGATCGATAGACAGTGAACATTTTTGATCGCTTATTTTCATACGCGCTACTTACAGCTATTCCGATTCTTTTTAATGATGATAATTAACAAATGAATAGTCTGGCTATTGATTACTGATGAAAGCgatgtattaaaaatataaatacgttGTTTTTTTTTCACATACATGAAACTTGACATACTAATTAATACTATCAATACTATCATCAAACTTAGTAGAAAAGTAGTGTGACTGATCTCCGATTATGGAATTTGCAGTCTGGCAACGTTCTTCGATTAAaaactttttatttaaaaaaatttaattaaaaaatacaacgGGCTTAAAAAATTCAGTTTGATTCCGAGGTATGGTGCAGTTATCTTCACACatacgaaaatttgtttaatcattaatattataataaaattatgtaaaacAACAGCCTGGCTAATACACAACGTTGAAGAACGAGTCTGACGATAATTCGAAGATTTGACAGAAAGAAGTTAGTGCACTTATTTTCAACAATTTGTCTCTGGACTCCAGCAATTGCTGTAACAAAGTAATTTGAAAACTTTCTTCATTTTTGTACGTACTTGTCTTCGTTgcgttaaaaattttaaaaaggcGGAATTAAGCAAATAGACCGCGGTCACCTCTGTTCATTCAGCAATAGAGAGTTACAGCGCTCGCCAATTAATGCGTTTGGCGAGCCTGGCTTGTCTTTGGTACTTCAAAATGACGGCCAGACTATTTTTTTTCATTACTTCATACATTGAACTGTTATGTGGCTAAATTTCAAGCGTGTGAGAATAAAATTGCGTTCTTTGTATGATCGCAAACGAAAAAACGTACGGATTTCTTGGTATTTGTAGGAAATATTTTAGTGACTTCGAATAACATCCAAACTgtcttttttcttcattttataATGAGATTGTCATCTGATTAATTTTCAGCCGTACGAAAATAAGTCCACTAAGCTTCTTTTTTCACTATTTCCAGGCCAGATTAATTTTCCATTTATCCGCCAGACTTTCTTACTGAGTTTCACGATACGATTAATTATTACATTAAATTTCATCTTCGCGAAGGAGCAACtagtttttatttcaaattatttaaagcCTTGCCATGGCTATGTCTATCAAAAAACCGTAATTAGACTTTCCTTTTCTTAATAAACAGTAATAATTCTGTCTAAATAACCTTCAAATTTGGCTGCAAAAATAAATGATCAAATGTTTACCGCCTCCCGGATTGTTATTTCGTTGTTTAGTTTAACATCCTTTCTTTCTGTTTATTCTTGGTCCAGAACATCCCTTGTACGTTAAGATagctgaattttttaaacagtTTAAATTACACACAGGATGCCATTGAAATGCGATTCAGTTTTATCAGTCGCAGCTACGATTTTGGCAAACAAGGATATTGGTACAAGAAAAATTGCAAATGCAAGTAAAGATAATGAACATAATGTGATTCTAAGAACGAATTAGCGATACAATAGTGCCATTAGTGATAATGATAGCGATGAAATAACTGCAGATACGATTAATTGCTACATATGAATTTGAGGAAATGTTTATTTCAAACACCGAAGCGCCAAATGTTTGCTGAAAAGTTATGCACTTTTGTATCTCATAAAGATCATAGAAAACTCACGAAGAATCGCGTCTTTTAAGAGTCGACGGACGAATGAATTCACGCGCGTTTCTCAACAGTTCATTAGATTACATGgagaaatatatgtatgtatgcataTGAACGTGCGTACTTGTGGCGATATCGCGCGTGTTTGCGCCGGATAAAAATTGATGCGTACACGCGGTTAAGTTCATTTATACATGTTACAGATACATAAACGATTGTCATGCATCTGCCGATGAACGTTATTCTGTTGCTACATTTGTAAGTACGTTGCTTGCTTTTTAATAACACCGAGTGTCTGCTGAGTGCGGcaaatataataacaatatcTCAATTGTTTTCCATTTAAGATTTGATGAAATAAGCGGCgaatgaaacaaataaatacACTAAAAAATCTAtacaatttaaaagaaaattattacattatatgcaATAGATACTTCTTTACGAACGTATGTGTCGTGCCTGGGGAGTTTAAAAATTTTGTTAACAAAGAAGGCATTGTAAACGTTCGTATATAACTGAAGTAGAAACTGAACGACTAAGATATAAACTAATTATTCAAACTTGAAATGTtaaatgaaagagaaaaaatgAGTACTAAATTAAATACTTTCATACGTATTCGTTTTATTTACGTATTAGTACAAAAAGAATTTCAGAAGCATATGTCTCAGAAGTTCATTGAAATGATTTTTAATTGCGAGTTTTAAGGTGTTTTatcttgttatttattattatgcgtaatataaatatatacaacaaAAGCAAAGCACAAAACGGAACAAAACATGGTTGGATTGAAAAATGAATCATTTCTGCGTGAGTAGTGGATTCAAAATTATATAGGAGATTATTTATTCAATTAAAATAACAGATGATTAATAAAAGATAAGTAATGTAACAAACAATTTAACGCGTACGATGTGATTTTTACAATGCTATTTAAATACAAAGCGACCCTGGAAATGTATGTATCTTACACTTTTATTTATACGACTTTATTTGCTTCTTACAAATTACATCCAGTATGAAAATAGTTGTTAATAATATCTATGACGTCCATAAAAATTACACAGTAATAAAGTTATAAGTATTACTGTATCGAGTGATAATACGAGTTAGGAGGGTATCGaggtaaatatatacatatcgtTGTTCACGCGATATAATTCCACCGGTGGTATGGCATTAAGAAGCCAGATTATGGAAAAGTTTAGATTCGTAGGAAGTAGTACGAGGTTTGACAAACGTGTGCGTTATCTGGACAATGATTTATAAGAACAAATATCTCCGCCCGCGAGGATCAAGGTGCTCGACGCCACTTTAATAACGCGGTAATCCGTCGCGTATCCATGGCACCTTGGTAGCGTCAGATACGGCGCAGAACAATTATTATCCACAGGCTGTCACCCATTAGAATTTCTCATCCGACGAATTTTACAACCCAGCACTTAATCACTCAGGTAGGCAGTCGAGACACAAAGCGGTTGACAGGGCACGAGATTTCAGAAATCGGTTGATATACATGTAAACACCGTCGAAGAAAAAAGACGGGCCACCCAAGCTTATCTGACAACATCGCGCTGTAATTCGAGCTCTGATTTACGCCTATTTATTATTTCCAGATGACGCAGTAGCGTCAGCTGATCATCCGCAGGGTGGTAGTAAATCAATCGTCATCGCAAGAACTGATATCAAATATTTTGATGATCAAATAATCTCGACTGAACTCATATTGTCAACGAATGCTCGAATGTAGACTTTTTCGTAATACAGAGGCTAACGGTTGGATACTAGCGGGAGACACAGCAGGAAAACTATCAAGAAAATTAGACAAGGATTTAAATTTGTTATTGCGAGATTCTAAATTCGCTAATGTTACCAGCCGCTGTCTCTTATTTACGCATATCGTTTTTAGTACTACTTTCTCACACAATACGTCAATGTACAAATTATTATCTCCGTTGATatgtttctttacttttttATAAGTAGTAGCGTTTTGTTTGCTCACTTTGTCGCGATGGAAACGGATGAAGATACTTAATATACTAGttgcctatatatatatatatatatatatatatataacggtATGATATATATCGGTTCTTCTCCTATAATGGTATGATATGACATGATaaaaatatcgatgaaaaatGCTATTATACTTTCTCTTAATTATCTTCAAAAATTCTTCTTGCCAAATCATGTGtgagatatacatatgtatgtacatatttacAAGAACAGAGCAAGTATACTGTTTTTATGTTTTGTATGCGCAACTAGAGAGAATTATCTAACATTTATGGAACAATGAATTTGCGTTTGTGATTGATCCGAGTCTACATAAAGACCTTGCTGGAGCAATGAAGCTCCAGGCAATGATACTAAACGTTAAGGAAGGCAATTCTAGGCATGACAGCTAATCATGCAAATTTGTCGAGACTTCATAAATCGGTTGGTTAGCAAGTGTTAGCTAGCGCGAATGTCGAGTCTTGGCCAAATGATCGGCAGATTAAGTCGCATGAACTCGAGTCGGTGATTCTCCATTACAGCCGTTCGCCATTAGTCGACGGGCCGAAACTCGAACAGGAAACGTCTGTCAGGGAAAATTGGTAATCATAGACCACCGCGAGCGGCATTAAAGTTCAGGGATGGGCGAGTATAGCAGGATCTTCAAAGAGAGTGCACTTAGATAATGCCCGCCCGAAGGGGGTGGCATACCCCATCACCCTTCTCCTTCTTCCGATATCGAGGGGGCTTTTGATGAAGGCTGCGAATTTGGTTGAGTAAAGGGTAATCCTATCACATGCTATGAGATCTTCGTTGCTGTCGAAAGGGCGCGTTCGCGTTGCTCTCTCATGGAAATCGTACGATGATGCCTCAACCTTCGAAGAAACGAAATCGAGCGAACCCAGTCCCTTGGATTATCTCTTCCGAGGAATTAGAAAAAATGTCTCTATTTCGGTGATTCGGTTGTTAGTATTTTTTTGAACGTGATTCTGGACAATCGATGAGAATGATCAtttcaattacgaattaaacaTGATGTGTGTAAAATCACCGAGGTTTTCGGACCTTTATTCGTCTTGAAAATATGTATTACTTTATTCAACTGTCAAGTTCTTCAGATATATGGTATGCACAGTAACTTATGATCAATAGATATATTGTTACGAGTATCATTTTGATAGCCACAGTGTAAAATGTCCGAAGCAATGTGTATCGCGACAGAAAGTCAAGAAGGGGATTAAGAAGAAAATCGATattgattaaataaatttaaaaaattgttagaaGTTGCTGAAATCTCGAAGTGTAAAGATGAATAATTTCAAAACGAGTATCCTTGCATTGCGTTATGAATACAGATATGTAgagaataattttataaatattaatataaatactcGTAGGACATATGGTCACGGATAACAATGCTATAGTGTACTATATATTTGTGATTTCTCGGGTTTCGATCGTGTTATTAGTATTGCATGTATTAGTGTTATTAGTACTAGTATTCCGGTTCACTTCTTCAGACCTGAAAACCTTTCACCTGAAAACGCAATGTACTAATAATACgatttaaaaaatcacaaatatACTAATTaatcatcgtgaaagtttagaatataaaatacatactaTAGCTCCATTCTTGTTCAAATTTATTAATGGTTTGTAGTATGTCGTGTAAATGTTGGAAATGTTAGTAGATGAGCTAAAATAAGTCAAAATAAATTGTAGAATTATTAACCAACGATAGGTTTAATTAATTGGAAATGTTTCTTATATTGAACAAGGAGGATTTAAATACCATTGTGGTAGCTTGAAACTGGgaaaacatttatttaaagCGGAGATCAACGGGGATCGAGACCAAAAATCTGGCAAAGATTACTGCTAGTTCTTAAAGGACGAACAAGAGCGCAAGACGGAGGACTTCTTAATGAGATTAGGTGTCCCGAAGACAAGCACTTTCTGGTTAGATTtacattttaaacatttttaagcGGTCTTACACGGAGATTCCTTTCGGCTGCTTGATCTTTAAGGTGTTCTTAAATTCCGTGGTTTAATGCTTTAACACCGTTAGCCGATCTTAATCTTTGTTCGGACAATTGATTGAACTTGTtgttaatttaatttgtaatctCGTGAACATTCAATAACTTGTTTATGTCTTTAATTGTCATTATAATACTGTTTCACATTGGGTAATGCCATTACATTTCTAACTTAGTTAAAAAAACATTGTTTAGAAAAGTTtccaaaaatattattataaaaaagaaacaatgtTACAGTATAGAAATATGTATAACAGTATAGTATAACAGTATAACAGTATAACAATATTGtggaaatatttaaaacagaCAAGACCAGATCTGTTTatgatatatgaatatatactaCTATTCGTAAGTATGTGGACATTTTACTTgattattatgtattattatgtattaataATAGATGAACGTTACTAAAATATAGGAATTAACGAGAAACTATTGATGATagcaatatttattatttttacgtgTGGAGTCAACGGATAAtgtcataaaatataaattgtttatttaatataatctaaTCTATTAACATAATTCTTACATTCGCGCCACGTAGCTAATTTTCTTATTTGAGAATTGGATGCTCGGCTTGGATTCTGTGAGGTGAGATCAACGCGAAGCATGGACCTTCCCCGCGAAAAACCCGTGTAGTGCATAGATTTCATCTATacatttcttttgtttcttctcctATTACTTTTCTTCTCCTTATTTTTTTTGGCTATAAAAAGAATAGGAACAAGAGCTAAGTGAGTCCAGTTGGACAAGAGTCTTTGTACCATAAAATTCTGGAAGATCAGGTATCAAAGTCGTGATCGAACTTATTGCCTTACTTTGTGATTTGTAGTTAGAGTCAACGCATAGAAATCGCGATAATTACACCGAACAATTGTATGCCCCAGTTTACAGAATATGCATATACAGTACTCTCTACTATATACCATTATATCGAATTATAATATTCGCTGAGAAACTCCACAACGGTATACCTTTGCCGCTCGAGTAAACGATTAGCTAACGTTACGAGGCCTACGAGTAACATTTCTTGCGGCTCCCAGCGTTAACCACACGTTGCATGGGTTCATCCCCGCGTATATTTTCTTTGGCAACCAGTTTAATCAGCAACGTTGAATTTACCATACTAACATACTTCATAACTTGATTCTGGCCTAATCCGGTTCGTAACATAATTTACGAATTTGTTTCATCTATCGATTCTTCTTAGTTTTCTCTATTTCATTCGTAACTTTACAATCAAGCGAAGATGATGAGGAAGGATGTTCCATAAGAGACATTTATATGATGTTGCTCAACGTCTACAGGtgtaaatcttttttattgcatattaacgtttaaaaatgaattttatcatATCATGATATTGTACGACAGTTCTGATAAAAGATAACATCGTCCTACATTTTTCTATGGATGGGTACttctattttttctattttataactttgtaattaaattaaatattttatagaaacgAGCAGGTATAAACGTACTTCTGGACGTTGTCATACGTATTAAACGTAAAGACTGACATAACGATTGACGTATTAAACATAAAGCTGATTTAAAGTTGATAAACTTACCTCGTCTAGAGGACAACCAGCTGAGACGAGAAGTGCATGACTATGGAGTAACAATAAtcttaataatttgtttctaacTTCAGCCGCTGGACTAGGCGGCGGCGGCCTCGATCGGTATACTTGAATCTTCAAAGTGGCGACTGATGTTAACTCAGCTAAAATATCACCCACTGTTAACAAAGGACCGTCCGCAACTTTTTCCATTGGCAGAGGTTTCCAGTTCCTTATGACGATACTTCCTCTAGCGCTTGGTATCAAATCGCTTGAATAACCGAGACGTACTAATGCCTCGCCTACTAAATCCTGCAAAAAAGCGAAAGAATTATCTTATTAATACTATTGGAATATGTAGTGAGAGTCGAAGTAAAAGAGAGGGTTAAGTTTAAGCAAGTTAAAGACAGGGAATCTGTAAACTCTGGGTAAATGACGCATCGTTTTATTCAGATTATATGAcactatttttattaaatcacagcgaaaattatttttgttaaacgttatgtgttatatttttttcttctaaCTTCGAGAGACTGAATTGTTAATTTATAAATGGAGATTACAAGGGAAGAACTTTAGTtacattttccattttttataGAGTATCAGTCTTAAAATCAAGTACATTGTAAATTAACTTTATGTTATTAAAAATGTCTTTCTATTTCATTTTAGagttaaatatgtattttaccatccttgtaatttaaaaaatagcttGTCGTATTATTAAAGTATTCAAGGACATTTAAATACTGCTTGTTTTATAAAGTATAAATTGTTCTTAATTATAAAGTGATATTACAATAAAAAAAACTACAAAAATagctaaaattgaaaaagaactTTGGACCATTCTTATGTAGAAAGTATGCTTGTAACTACtatgtttattaaaattttatatttgctGATTGAATTTATTACTTTCCGAAAAATGAATGCCGGTGTTTAGAAAGTAATACTTAATTTTAcattaagaaaaaaaagaaatactcACTTGGAAAGGCATAGCCACAGGGATGATAACGTAAGAATCCGTTTCTACTTGAGGCCTCCGCCAGTTCTCACGAGAGTTGCTTACATGCGTTTCTACGATATTGTGAATCGTCTCGACAACACAGTGCACTGGAAGATTTTTTCCTGAAATCAACATTGTTTTCTTTCTTAAAATTCTCTCATATAACATTCGTTCAAACATGACATTCGAGTTTATATTCGCATAGATTAGTGAAGTGTTAGTTCTTTTCATAAATAAGAAATGATTTGTAGAAAATCTTGATAAACTTGTTGCTATAACGATTTTCTCTAAATGTTTACgtcatttttcataaaattgtagAGTTTATATGTAAAACTCTTTCAGCATTTAATTTTTGTAGCGCAAATATAAGTGCCAAAAGATACCTTCTAGTATGACgcgaatttatagaaatattcggaaatatataaaaatatccgAAATGTCGACAcattaattagaaaattttacTTCTACAGAATTCAATATACTTTAATGTTTAGTATTTGACGTaatatgataaatataaataataattctaatagcagtaataataaaagtaacCTGCTTTAGAAAAAATTAAGTACCTATataagttgttatccgtttttgacTAATGTTAATTAAATTAAGTGTACAGTTTTATTATCAAAGAAACACGATAATTCGTGTTAATAATAATTCACAgagtaaaaatttaattaattacaatatttgtatatattttaagATAACTCGTAGTGTTGTATTATGATAATCTATAAGTTTGTATAATTCGACAATTAGACCAATTAGGCCGATTCGAACGTAATACGAAGTCAGAGtatttcgacaaaagttttcAATCGTTCAAAATGGAGAACAGGGCTTCTTGAACAATCAAGCTAGTTCCGGTTCTATACATTCGACCGACAATAGGCACACGCTTTCGCATTTCAGGATTTGAATTCGAGGGTCCAGATGATTCGTGAAGCTGAAGATCGCTGAGAGAAGTCTAACTCTCGTGCTAAGCATATGCAGATCCACTCGTCTATCCCGAGACAATAAGAGCTGGGCGATGGCACAATAGCTGCGATCCTTGTGTAACCCTGACTTAAGTCCCAGAGTCTATCCCACTTCAGGTTATAATCCCAGACTTCTACGAAACTGAGGAAATGGAGAACGAGAGGAAACAACGAAagaaggagaaggaaggaaacttGGTTTTGCCGATTTCATTCAGAGAACAACGAAATACTTATTAATCAAAATACCGGCGGTATCTCTCTACTGAAAATGAAACGATAACTGCAAGTAGTTGTTCATCCCGGAAATACATGTTGTGTCACGGTTTATATCGTACTTTTAATTATCTAGGATATATATGTggtgtttttaattttaattttccatgGAATAGATGCCAATTATTCGTTATACGAATACACAATCAGTAAGGAGTTAAGTAATTGAGAAATCGATTCTGccattttctcaatttttgaTGTTATAAGGGCAAATTATTTTGCTACGATATACGAGCATAAGAAAAATAGATAGTCGTATTAAATAGGTACTTAAATAATTCTATGTAAATATAACCAATAAATCTTCATAAAGTTGTCTATATATTAAACGATAAAATTTCTGTAATGTCATGAATACACAAGCAGAAAGAAGGATAATTTCTACATTGTACTCtactaaatatttttatcatctAATTActaatttcctttgtttccgCGTTTCAATTATACgaattaaatatgaaatatcgaaGTTTACCACGAACTATTTTCAATATGCATGATTTCTTCGTTATGAACGTGTTGATCGACTTACATATTAAATCATAAACTGATATAGGATGTTCTCAATACTCGGTGATGTAAGGTGCTAAGTCTACCAGTAAGATGACCAACAAAGGATTTACTGCCGGTGGCATGATATTAGGTATTAATGCCCTAAACTTCCATCTAATACGCTGGTTGCTATAGGGTCTACCCCTAGGATGCATAAGACAGGTCGTACCTAGGAAGACCGAAAGCTGACCAGTGGCCACCTTAATCCAGGGACGTATAGTTTTCATTAAGGTGCCCTGCCCTAGCGTCGTCTCTGTATGGGGATCAGCTGGTTTAAGGTAGGCATATACTCCGCAGATTTGACCACGACCGGCCGTATTATGCGGTCTGTTTATTAGCAAGCTTTCTTGATACGCAGATCCGCTGTTGTAATCTACTGCTTTGATATTTATTTCGTCAATTTTTAATATCACAAAATGTATCGTGttcatattatttttcttattctttCCGTTATAAAATATCCATAAGAACGTGTtcggtttttaaataaatattactgGAATGAAGATCACATATAGTCAATAAAATAACATCTCTATAATAGGTAATAAAACTTAGAAAGAAAAATTTAGAAGTTCGATTTAGGTGACATTAAATTAAAGAAATGCAAGTATGGCAAAATATATTGTTAATATCCGTTACGATGTTAATGTTCATTGTGCTTGAAATTTCGCTGAAAATATCAGTAACGTAGCTTTccatatattttttgtattcaatacatgagagagaaagaaagaaggagaaaaagtgTCAACCACTCATCCGCAAAATCTTTAATCTCTGCAGCGGCAAAGACATTTCTCATTTCTGGTGCAGACCCTATCGGGCTTCCGGTTATCTCCCCGTTTGCGCTGTGAAGGAAACACGACGGAAGCGTCAGGACGGTTCGTCTTTGACAGTTCTCGCTACAAGATAAGATTCATCCCAAAGACAACCCTTGAAGAAACGAAACAACTTTTCTCTTGATAGATTTCTCTCGTTTACGAAAGTTGCTATATTTTCAAATCGATCAACGAACGACTTAATCTATCATATTTGTGTTTGATATCTATTCTACacgtatattgtatatattttaatgaTCTTTTGAAGCGTAAATCGTCTTTCTTGCGAAATTTGAGAgatcaaaattaaatttcggACGTGTCTTTTCAGAATACGTTTGTAAGAAATATTCAACggaaaagttaaaaataatatcCAGTTACAAGCTAAAACTTAATAATCCTACGTAACTGCAAATGAGTACTGTAGTAAAATACCGtcttttaaattttgaaatactCGCATATAAATTTTAGCAAGTAATTatttatagtgcataacgtttgTATTATATGAATCTAATATTCGTAAAT
The Bombus affinis isolate iyBomAffi1 chromosome 2, iyBomAffi1.2, whole genome shotgun sequence genome window above contains:
- the LOC126923125 gene encoding homeobox protein dve-1 isoform X3, whose product is MDFQSAMDTFVEAWMAANTKTDQVQSQALALTHKTSPPSRPSSVSSLPRSPQSHQSQQSQPQSTTQLPPVHPHQSQTPLSTPQTPFAAHNQHPKQEVNTSPKQEGFDLSKSTSSTGKNLPVHCVVETIHNIVETHVSNSRENWRRPQVETDSYVIIPVAMPFQDLVGEALVRLGYSSDLIPSARGSIVIRNWKPLPMEKVADGPLLTVGDILAELTSVATLKIQVYRSRPPPPSPAAEVRNKLLRLLLLHSHALLVSAGCPLDEMTLLSLCRGGNDLSEETKRNFESWLQQQQLGLGLNPMVPSSNHHQHHTQSPQPDGGGTIGSAGTIGPPHPALLQYSHKTRMRTSFDPELELPRLQRWFGENQHPSRQQIQHYVSELNALESRRGRKPLDVNNVVYWFKNARAAQKRAENRGVNGYSPPGLSPRGASIVSEDCTDEEEDSRNQSTSPSPCPPGSPPVGPLSLTTRPEDQQPAPSTPSSVKQEDARVSSGSEDDETRPTGPLPPGFSLVPSSMFGHGIMYMSPYLPPRGSAGCSTSMLDERRKRNRTFIDPVTEVPRLETWFTHNTHPSHALILKYTEELNRMPYRQKFPRLEPKNVQFWFKNRRAKCKRLKMALFEGESPQTHPYHAD
- the LOC126923125 gene encoding homeobox protein dve-1 isoform X2 codes for the protein MDGCKYENRSSTEMTRRQRTSGSEMSNLRNVVVEASIRGLSTAGRGPIISQALALTHKTSPPSRPSSVSSLPRSPQSHQSQQSQPQSTTQLPPVHPHQSQTPLSTPQTPFAAHNQHPKQEVNTSPKQEGFDLSKSTSSTGKNLPVHCVVETIHNIVETHVSNSRENWRRPQVETDSYVIIPVAMPFQDLVGEALVRLGYSSDLIPSARGSIVIRNWKPLPMEKVADGPLLTVGDILAELTSVATLKIQVYRSRPPPPSPAAEVRNKLLRLLLLHSHALLVSAGCPLDEMTLLSLCRGGNDLSEETKRNFESWLQQQQLGLGLNPMVPSSNHHQHHTQSPQPDGGGTIGSAGTIGPPHPALLQYSHKTRMRTSFDPELELPRLQRWFESRRGRKPLDVNNVVYWFKNARAAQKRAENRGVNGYSPPGLSPRGASIVSEDCTDEEEDSRNQSTSPSPCPPGSPPVGPLSLTTRPEDQQPAPSTPSSVKQEDARVSSGSEDDETRPTGPLPPGFSLVPSSMFGHGIMYMSPYLPPRGSAGCSTSMLDERRKRNRTFIDPVTEVPRLETWFTHNTHPSHALILKYTEELNRMPYRQKFPRLEPKNVQFWFKNRRAKCKRLKMALFEGESPQTHPYHAD
- the LOC126923125 gene encoding homeobox protein dve-1 isoform X1 produces the protein MDGCKYENRSSTEMTRRQRTSGSEMSNLRNVVVEASIRGLSTAGRGPIISQALALTHKTSPPSRPSSVSSLPRSPQSHQSQQSQPQSTTQLPPVHPHQSQTPLSTPQTPFAAHNQHPKQEVNTSPKQEGFDLSKSTSSTGKNLPVHCVVETIHNIVETHVSNSRENWRRPQVETDSYVIIPVAMPFQDLVGEALVRLGYSSDLIPSARGSIVIRNWKPLPMEKVADGPLLTVGDILAELTSVATLKIQVYRSRPPPPSPAAEVRNKLLRLLLLHSHALLVSAGCPLDEMTLLSLCRGGNDLSEETKRNFESWLQQQQLGLGLNPMVPSSNHHQHHTQSPQPDGGGTIGSAGTIGPPHPALLQYSHKTRMRTSFDPELELPRLQRWFGENQHPSRQQIQHYVSELNALESRRGRKPLDVNNVVYWFKNARAAQKRAENRGVNGYSPPGLSPRGASIVSEDCTDEEEDSRNQSTSPSPCPPGSPPVGPLSLTTRPEDQQPAPSTPSSVKQEDARVSSGSEDDETRPTGPLPPGFSLVPSSMFGHGIMYMSPYLPPRGSAGCSTSMLDERRKRNRTFIDPVTEVPRLETWFTHNTHPSHALILKYTEELNRMPYRQKFPRLEPKNVQFWFKNRRAKCKRLKMALFEGESPQTHPYHAD